Proteins found in one Miscanthus floridulus cultivar M001 chromosome 4, ASM1932011v1, whole genome shotgun sequence genomic segment:
- the LOC136548137 gene encoding uncharacterized protein, which translates to MENNGRLLPNDALVEEVPALKPLCGRSKFVVSTARREILGGALHRTELPPTLQGFFYGDGIHDEEDYLPCKNYGRFARLPGTTTSVDPSLSFLSKALPGNRHIFLVDACNGLLLLGHMPDSYFWPEFVVCNPATQQWVAVPSCVDWVDMDDDGDLRNDPRMFTLQTHISLLFDPAVSSHFQVLIFWNWHLIDDDQGTTTVHAYSSETGVWRNSESDWSPEERRGPLEVWRRQISFDNFILQGSPGAFVNSMLYLNLAWCKMILQVDTEGKTRGMFPAPPVQADAGNNVLFVGRSQGRLHCIVERPRQLPDQRLNRRYRKKWRSHELSIWVLGDMDRLEWVSKHKVSRRQLFGSRTRMHDYRLVTMHPDCNMVFFHLRRGDDHPMISYDFDRREVQVVETYKHHPTYKIIPFAPYLSELFLGVLGAHK; encoded by the coding sequence ATGGAGAACAACGGCCGGCTCCTCCCCAACGACGCTCTCGTGGAGGAGGTCCCCGCCTTGAAGCCCCTGTGTGGCCGCTCCAAGTTCGTCGTCTCCACAGCCCGGCGCGAGATCCTTGGCGGCGCCCTCCACCGCACGGAGCTGCCCCCGACCCTACAGGGTTTCTTCTACGGCGACGGCATCCACGACGAGGAAGACTACCTGCCTTGCAAGAACTACGGGCGGTTCGCCAGGCTACCTGGGACGACGACGTCCGTCGACCCTTCCTTGTCGTTCCTGAGCAAGGCGCTGCCCGGGAACCGGCACATCTTCCTCGTGGACGCCTGCAacggcctcctcctcctgggcCACATGCCTGACAGTTACTTCTGGCCGGAGTTCGTCGTGTGTAACCCAGCAACGCAGCAGTGGGTGGCTGTGCCCAGCTGCGTCGACTGGGTCGACATGGACGACGACGGCGATCTCCGCAATGACCCGAGGATGTTCACCTTGCAGACCCACATCTCCCTGCTCTTCGATCCGGCcgtctcctcccatttccaggtGCTCATCTTCTGGAACTGGCACCTCATCGATGACGACCAGGGGACGACGACGGTGCACGCCTACTCGTCGGAGACTGGGGTGTGGAGGAACAGCGAGAGTGACTGGAgcccagaagaaaggcgaggGCCATTGGAGGTGTGGCGCCGTCAGATCAGCTTCGACAATTTCATCCTTCAAGGATCCCCCGGCGCCTTCGTCAACAGCATGCTGTACCTGAACCTAGCGTGGTGCAAAATGATACTCCAGGTGGACACGGAAGGGAAGACACGAGGCATGTTCCCTGCGCCGCCGGTTCAGGCAGACGCCGGCAACAATGTGCTCTTTGTCGGACGGTCGCAAGGGCGCCTGCACTGCATCGTCGAACGTCCTCGACAGCTCCCAGATCAGCGATTGAATCGTCGTTATCGCAAGAAATGGAGGAGTCATGAACTGTCAATCTGGGTTCTTGGGGACATGGATAGGCTAGAATGGGTGTCCAAGCACAAGGTGAGCCGTCGGCAGCTGTTTGGGAGCAGGACCAGGATGCATGACTACCGTTTGGTCACCATGCATCCAGATTGCAACATGGTTTTCTTTCATCTGCGGCGCGGGGATGATCATCCAATGATATCATATGACTTCGACCGTCGGGAAGTTCAAGTTGTGGAGACATATAAACATCACCCTACATATAAGATTATTCCTTTTGCTCCATACTTGTCTGAGTTATTTCTCGGAGTCCTTGGTGCTCACAAATGA